Proteins co-encoded in one Ziziphus jujuba cultivar Dongzao chromosome 9, ASM3175591v1 genomic window:
- the LOC107426465 gene encoding uncharacterized protein LOC107426465 isoform X1 translates to MLMKNHSVKDEPSRQLNQNPISYPPSDNSRHGGRNVFRLIAQREISPTTKYAPARQRGEASKRKVGSLTGPKSERARDARRGLISWVEAESLRHLSGRYCPLMPPPRSTIAAAFSPDGRTLASTHGDHTVKIIDCETGSCLKVLSGHRRTPWVVRFHPLYPEIVASGSLDHEVRLWDANTSECIGSRDFYRPIASIAFHAKGELLAVASGHKLYIWHYNKRGEPSSPTIILKTRRSLRAVHFHPHAAPFLLTAEVNDIDSSDSSMTQATTLGYLRYPPPAVFVSNVHSGDCLSLTPELPLMSLPLFVPSSNVDDSRRELQQTMQHIGTSSVQMDPSASIQFQTDRHTAEQNDNMLSPMDTSSLVPPCHPGAEGTANNSLLNAMGIGACDVRSDAMEIDEMQSVRRSYNESFNNISSVNVDGVSERGQNRIGFTELGQFQQISPGRDHAYWELPFLQGWLMGQSQVGLPSMSSSNGGNFGNSNQHVVSSNLAYHQSTHNLEGVRTSSSRPGGINLSGVSGRSGLQQRFPHIRFSVSESGDGPTSIVLHDGSDAQLIINRIESEISTSLAAAAATELPCTVKLRVWSHDIRNPCAPLNAERCCLTIPHAVLCSEMGAHFSPCGKFLAACVACTLPHGEVDSGLQTPLHQDSGAASSPTRHPISAHQVMYELRIYSLEEATFGSVLVSRAIRAAHCLTSIQFSPTSEHILLAYGRRHGSLLKSVVIDGETTLPIYTVLEVYKVSDMELVRVLPSAEDEVNVACFHPFAGGGLVYGTKEGKLRIFQFGAHEGHCTSRTNNFPEEKRAIVV, encoded by the exons atGCTTATGAAGAACCACTCAGTTAAAGATGAACCTTCACGGCAGCTTAATCAGAATCCTATCTCGTATCCGCCGTCGGATAATTCCCGCCACGG TGGCAGAAACGTCTTTCGCTTGATAGCACAGAGAGAAATTTCTCCTACAACAAAATATGCTCCTGCAAGACAGCGGGGAGAAGCTTCAAAAAGGAAAGTGGGTTCTTTAACAGGGCCTAAAAGTGAAAGAGCAAGAGATGCAAGGCGTGGTCTTATCTCATG GGTTGAAGCAGAGTCACTTCGGCATTTATCAGGCAGGTATTGTCCTCTAATGCCTCCACCAAGGTCAACTATAGCTGCAGCATTCAGTCCCGATGGAAGAACACTCGCCTCTACCCA TGGTGACCATACTGTAAAAATAATTGATTGTGAAACTGGTAGCTGCTTGAAAGTTTTGAGTGGTCATAGGAGGACACCTTGGGTG GTTAGGTTCCACCCATTATATCCAGAAATTGTTGCCAGCGGGAGTTTGGATCATGAAGTTCGGTTGTGGGATGCAAACACATCAGAGTGTATAGGATCTCGTGATTTCT ATCGCCCTATTGCATCGATTGCTTTCCATGCTAAAGGGGAGCTTCTTGCTGTTGCTTCGGGTCACAAG TTATACATATGGCACTACAACAAGAGAGGGGAGCCTTCCTCACCAACAATTATATTGAAGACACGGCGTTCACTTCGAGCTGTTCATTTTCATCCACATGCTGCACCATTTCTTTTAACCGCTGAG GTCAATGATATTGACTCTTCAGATTCCTCGATGACACAAGCAACAACTCTGGGTTACTTACGATATCCTCCTCCTGCTGTTTTTGTGTCAAATGTTCACTCTGGTGACTGTCTTAGTTTGACTCCTGAACTGCCATTGATGTCCTTACCTTTGTTTGTGCCATCATCAAATGTTGATGATTCAAGAAGAGAATTGCAACAAACAATGCAACATATTGGGACGAGTAGCGTGCAAATGGATCCTTCTGCTTCAATACAGTTTCAAACAGATAGGCATACAGCAGAGCAAAATGATAACATGTTGTCTCCTATGGATACATCTTCATTGGTTCCTCCTTGTCATCCTGGTGCTGAAGGCACTGCAAACAATTCTCTTCTTAATGCAATGGGTATTGGTGCTTGTGACGTCAGATCAGATGCTATGGAGATTGATGAGATGCAGTCTGTAAGGAGAAGTTATAATGAAAGCTTTAATAACATAAGTAGTGTTAATGTTGATGGAGTATCTGAACGTGGTCAAAATCGCATAGGGTTTACTGAACTTGGCCAATTTCAACAGATTTCACCTGGTAGAGATCACGCTTATTGGGAGCTACCTTTTCTTCAAGGATGGTTGATGGGCCAAAGCCAAGTTGGCCTTCCCTCAATGTCTTCTTCTAATGGTGGTAATTTTGGGAATTCAAATCAACATGTGGTTTCTTCTAACTTAGCATATCATCAGTCAACTCATAATTTGGAGGGTGTGAGAACTTCTTCATCAAGGCCAGGTGGCATCAACCTGTCTGGGGTTTCAGGAAGGTCTGGCTTGCAACAGCGTTTTCCGCACATACGCTTCTCTGTATCTGAATCTGGTGATGGTCCTACCTCAATTGTGCTACATGATGGGAGTGATGCACAACTTATTATTAATAGGATCGAATCAGAAATTTCCACATCACTGGCTGCTGCTGCAGCTACAGAGTTACCTTGCACGGTGAAGCTAAGAGTGTGGTCACATGACATAAGAAATCCCTGTGCTCCACTCAATGCTGAAAGATGCTGCTTAACCATACCCCATGCAGTTCTTTGTAG TGAAATGGGTGCTCATTTCTCTCCTTGTGGGAAATTTTTAGCTGCCTGTGTTGCATGTACACTTCCTCATGGGGAAGTTGATAGTGGATTACAAACTCCACTCCATCAAGATTCTGGGGCAGCCAGTTCCCCTACCCGACACCCAATCTCAGCACACCAAGTGATGTATGAGCTGCGGATATATTCCCTTGAGGAGGCAAC ATTTGGTTCTGTGCTTGTATCAAGAGCAATCAGAGCTGCCCATTGTTTGACTTCAATCCAG TTCTCACCCACTTCTGAGCACATATTACTTGCCTATGGTCGACGTCATGGTTCTCTTCTTAAAAGCGTAGTCATTGATGGGGAAACAACATTGCCAATTTATACTGTTCTGGAG GTTTACAAAGTTTCGGATATGGAACTTGTGAGAGTGCTTCCTAGCGCAGAGGACGAGGTTAATGTTGCTTGCTTTCATCCTTTTGCTGGAGGTGGCCTGGTTTATGGGACCAag GAAGGGAAGCTTAGGATCTTCCAGTTTGGTGCTCATGAGGGACATTGCACCAGCAGAACAAATAACTTTCCAGAAGAA
- the LOC107426463 gene encoding WD repeat-containing protein WDS homolog isoform X2 — translation MSSENLSSELGSKRLIKKHEFVRLIIQSLYSLGYGKSASSLEVESGVTYKSDDLELMESQILSGNWDGCIRTLDRFKNLMDETRASAMFLIFKQCILECLSHGDDSLALSVLRKQVSSLKVDRDEVHNLAHCILYMKELELGKTDDNVACEWRKKLLKELEKLLPPPFVLPERRLERLVESAVLAQIDSCMYHNSSDAVSLFVDHICGRDEIPTETVQVLDNGTLRLKHTLRSHQNPVSFVAWSPDDTMLLTCGNGEVLKLWDVNTGTLKHTFEDLGFVVSSCAWFPDSKRLVCGSSHPEKGISMCNCDGKEIKAWRGTRMPKILDLAVTPDGENLISIFSDKEIHILNIGTNAERVISEGHSITSLSISGDGKFFIVNLNSQEIHMWDVAGKWEKPKKYMGHKQNKYVIRSCFGGLNSTFIASGSENSQVYIWSRRNSRPIEVLSGHSMTVNCVSWNPCWPRMLASASDDNTVRIWGPSRPNKMQLQKPS, via the exons ATGTCATCAGAGAATTTGTCTTCGGAGCTTGGGTCAAAACGCCTAATAAAGAAGCATGAGTTTGTAAGGTTAATAATTCAATCCCTATACTCATTAGGCTACGGAAAGTCCGCTTCATCTTTGGAGGTAGAGTCTGGTGTTACATACAAATCAGATGACTTAGAATTGATGGAATCTCAGATACTAAGTGGGAATTGGGATGGTTGTATCCGTACCCTTGATAGGTTCAAGAATTTGATGGACGAAACAAGAGCTTCAGCTATGTTTCTGATATTCAAGCAGTGTATTTTGGAGTGCTTGAGTCATGGGGATGACTCATTAGCTTTGTCTGTTTTGCGAAAACAGGTTTCTTCTTTAAAGGTGGACAGAGATGAGGTTCACAACCTTGCTCATTGTATTCTTTATATGAAGGAGCTGGAGCTGGGCAAGACAGATGATAATGTTGCTTGCGAATGGCGTAAAAAGTTGTTGAAAGAGTTGGAAAAATTGCTACCTCCACCATTTGTCTTGCCCGAAAGAAGGTTGGAACGTTTGGTTGAAAGTGCTGTTTTGGCTCAAATTGATTCCTGTATGTATCACAATTCGTCAGATGCAGTTTCACTTTTTGTGGATCATATATGTGGTAGAGATGAAATCCCTACAGAGACTGTTCAG GTGCTGGACAATGGTACTTTGAGACTAAAACACACTCTACGGAGCCATCAAAATCCAGTGTCTTTTGTAGCATGGAGCCCTGATGACACGATGTTGCTCACATGCGGAAATGGGGAGGTTCTGAAGTTATGGGATGTGAATACAGGTACACTGAAGCACACATTTGAGGATCTTGGCTTCGTTGTCAGCTCTTGTGCTTGGTTTCCAGACTCAAAACGGCTTGTATGTGGCAGTTCTCACCCTGAAAAAGGCATCTCCATGTGCAACTGCGATGGGAAGGAGATAAAAGCATGGAGAGGGACGAGGATGCCCAAAATTTTGGATCTTGCTGTGACACCCGATGGAGAAAATCTTATCAGCATATTCTCAGATAAAGAAATCCACATTTTAAACATAGGAACTAATGCTGAGCGGGTCATCTCTGAGGGGCACTCTATCACATCCCTCTCAATCTCAGGAGATGGAAAATTCTTCATTGTCAATCTTAACAGCCAGGAGATTCATATGTGGGATGTTGCTGGGAAATGGGAAAAGCCAAAGAAATATATGGGCCACAAGCAAAACAAGTATGTCATAAGGTCGTGCTTTGGTGGGTTGAATAGCACATTTATTGCTAGTGGTAGTGAGAATTCACAG GTCTATATTTGGAGCCGAAGAAATTCTAGGCCAATTGAGGTTTTGTCCGGGCATTCCATGACAGTGAACTGTGTAAGCTGGAATCCTTGTTGGCCGCGGATGCTGGCTTCTGCAAGTGATGATAATACAGTTCGTATATGGGGACCTAGTCGACCAAATAAGATGCAACTCCAGAAGCCTAGTTAA
- the LOC107426465 gene encoding uncharacterized protein LOC107426465 isoform X3 codes for MLMKNHSVKDEPSRQLNQNPISYPPSDNSRHGGRNVFRLIAQREISPTTKYAPARQRGEASKRKVGSLTGPKSERARDARRGLISWVEAESLRHLSGRYCPLMPPPRSTIAAAFSPDGRTLASTHGDHTVKIIDCETGSCLKVLSGHRRTPWVVRFHPLYPEIVASGSLDHEVRLWDANTSECIGSRDFYRPIASIAFHAKGELLAVASGHKLYIWHYNKRGEPSSPTIILKTRRSLRAVHFHPHAAPFLLTAEVNDIDSSDSSMTQATTLGYLRYPPPAVFVSNVHSGDCLSLTPELPLMSLPLFVPSSNVDDSRRELQQTMQHIGTSSVQMDPSASIQFQTDRHTAEQNDNMLSPMDTSSLVPPCHPGAEGTANNSLLNAMGIGACDVRSDAMEIDEMQSVRRSYNESFNNISSVNVDGVSERGQNRIGFTELGQFQQISPGRDHAYWELPFLQGWLMGQSQVGLPSMSSSNGGNFGNSNQHVVSSNLAYHQSTHNLEGVRTSSSRPGGINLSGVSGRSGLQQRFPHIRFSVSESGDGPTSIVLHDGSDAQLIINRIESEISTSLAAAAATELPCTVKLRVWSHDIRNPCAPLNAERCCLTIPHAVLCSIASVTW; via the exons atGCTTATGAAGAACCACTCAGTTAAAGATGAACCTTCACGGCAGCTTAATCAGAATCCTATCTCGTATCCGCCGTCGGATAATTCCCGCCACGG TGGCAGAAACGTCTTTCGCTTGATAGCACAGAGAGAAATTTCTCCTACAACAAAATATGCTCCTGCAAGACAGCGGGGAGAAGCTTCAAAAAGGAAAGTGGGTTCTTTAACAGGGCCTAAAAGTGAAAGAGCAAGAGATGCAAGGCGTGGTCTTATCTCATG GGTTGAAGCAGAGTCACTTCGGCATTTATCAGGCAGGTATTGTCCTCTAATGCCTCCACCAAGGTCAACTATAGCTGCAGCATTCAGTCCCGATGGAAGAACACTCGCCTCTACCCA TGGTGACCATACTGTAAAAATAATTGATTGTGAAACTGGTAGCTGCTTGAAAGTTTTGAGTGGTCATAGGAGGACACCTTGGGTG GTTAGGTTCCACCCATTATATCCAGAAATTGTTGCCAGCGGGAGTTTGGATCATGAAGTTCGGTTGTGGGATGCAAACACATCAGAGTGTATAGGATCTCGTGATTTCT ATCGCCCTATTGCATCGATTGCTTTCCATGCTAAAGGGGAGCTTCTTGCTGTTGCTTCGGGTCACAAG TTATACATATGGCACTACAACAAGAGAGGGGAGCCTTCCTCACCAACAATTATATTGAAGACACGGCGTTCACTTCGAGCTGTTCATTTTCATCCACATGCTGCACCATTTCTTTTAACCGCTGAG GTCAATGATATTGACTCTTCAGATTCCTCGATGACACAAGCAACAACTCTGGGTTACTTACGATATCCTCCTCCTGCTGTTTTTGTGTCAAATGTTCACTCTGGTGACTGTCTTAGTTTGACTCCTGAACTGCCATTGATGTCCTTACCTTTGTTTGTGCCATCATCAAATGTTGATGATTCAAGAAGAGAATTGCAACAAACAATGCAACATATTGGGACGAGTAGCGTGCAAATGGATCCTTCTGCTTCAATACAGTTTCAAACAGATAGGCATACAGCAGAGCAAAATGATAACATGTTGTCTCCTATGGATACATCTTCATTGGTTCCTCCTTGTCATCCTGGTGCTGAAGGCACTGCAAACAATTCTCTTCTTAATGCAATGGGTATTGGTGCTTGTGACGTCAGATCAGATGCTATGGAGATTGATGAGATGCAGTCTGTAAGGAGAAGTTATAATGAAAGCTTTAATAACATAAGTAGTGTTAATGTTGATGGAGTATCTGAACGTGGTCAAAATCGCATAGGGTTTACTGAACTTGGCCAATTTCAACAGATTTCACCTGGTAGAGATCACGCTTATTGGGAGCTACCTTTTCTTCAAGGATGGTTGATGGGCCAAAGCCAAGTTGGCCTTCCCTCAATGTCTTCTTCTAATGGTGGTAATTTTGGGAATTCAAATCAACATGTGGTTTCTTCTAACTTAGCATATCATCAGTCAACTCATAATTTGGAGGGTGTGAGAACTTCTTCATCAAGGCCAGGTGGCATCAACCTGTCTGGGGTTTCAGGAAGGTCTGGCTTGCAACAGCGTTTTCCGCACATACGCTTCTCTGTATCTGAATCTGGTGATGGTCCTACCTCAATTGTGCTACATGATGGGAGTGATGCACAACTTATTATTAATAGGATCGAATCAGAAATTTCCACATCACTGGCTGCTGCTGCAGCTACAGAGTTACCTTGCACGGTGAAGCTAAGAGTGTGGTCACATGACATAAGAAATCCCTGTGCTCCACTCAATGCTGAAAGATGCTGCTTAACCATACCCCATGCAGTTCTTTGTAG CATAGCTTCAGTGACTTGGTGA
- the LOC107426465 gene encoding uncharacterized protein LOC107426465 isoform X2, giving the protein MLMKNHSVKDEPSRQLNQNPISYPPSDNSRHGGRNVFRLIAQREISPTTKYAPARQRGEASKRKVGSLTGPKSERARDARRGLISWVEAESLRHLSGRYCPLMPPPRSTIAAAFSPDGRTLASTHGDHTVKIIDCETGSCLKVLSGHRRTPWVVRFHPLYPEIVASGSLDHEVRLWDANTSECIGSRDFYRPIASIAFHAKGELLAVASGHKLYIWHYNKRGEPSSPTIILKTRRSLRAVHFHPHAAPFLLTAEVNDIDSSDSSMTQATTLGYLRYPPPAVFVSNVHSGDCLSLTPELPLMSLPLFVPSSNVDDSRRELQQTMQHIGTSSVQMDPSASIQFQTDRHTAEQNDNMLSPMDTSSLVPPCHPGAEGTANNSLLNAMGIGACDVRSDAMEIDEMQSISPGRDHAYWELPFLQGWLMGQSQVGLPSMSSSNGGNFGNSNQHVVSSNLAYHQSTHNLEGVRTSSSRPGGINLSGVSGRSGLQQRFPHIRFSVSESGDGPTSIVLHDGSDAQLIINRIESEISTSLAAAAATELPCTVKLRVWSHDIRNPCAPLNAERCCLTIPHAVLCSEMGAHFSPCGKFLAACVACTLPHGEVDSGLQTPLHQDSGAASSPTRHPISAHQVMYELRIYSLEEATFGSVLVSRAIRAAHCLTSIQFSPTSEHILLAYGRRHGSLLKSVVIDGETTLPIYTVLEVYKVSDMELVRVLPSAEDEVNVACFHPFAGGGLVYGTKEGKLRIFQFGAHEGHCTSRTNNFPEEKRAIVV; this is encoded by the exons atGCTTATGAAGAACCACTCAGTTAAAGATGAACCTTCACGGCAGCTTAATCAGAATCCTATCTCGTATCCGCCGTCGGATAATTCCCGCCACGG TGGCAGAAACGTCTTTCGCTTGATAGCACAGAGAGAAATTTCTCCTACAACAAAATATGCTCCTGCAAGACAGCGGGGAGAAGCTTCAAAAAGGAAAGTGGGTTCTTTAACAGGGCCTAAAAGTGAAAGAGCAAGAGATGCAAGGCGTGGTCTTATCTCATG GGTTGAAGCAGAGTCACTTCGGCATTTATCAGGCAGGTATTGTCCTCTAATGCCTCCACCAAGGTCAACTATAGCTGCAGCATTCAGTCCCGATGGAAGAACACTCGCCTCTACCCA TGGTGACCATACTGTAAAAATAATTGATTGTGAAACTGGTAGCTGCTTGAAAGTTTTGAGTGGTCATAGGAGGACACCTTGGGTG GTTAGGTTCCACCCATTATATCCAGAAATTGTTGCCAGCGGGAGTTTGGATCATGAAGTTCGGTTGTGGGATGCAAACACATCAGAGTGTATAGGATCTCGTGATTTCT ATCGCCCTATTGCATCGATTGCTTTCCATGCTAAAGGGGAGCTTCTTGCTGTTGCTTCGGGTCACAAG TTATACATATGGCACTACAACAAGAGAGGGGAGCCTTCCTCACCAACAATTATATTGAAGACACGGCGTTCACTTCGAGCTGTTCATTTTCATCCACATGCTGCACCATTTCTTTTAACCGCTGAG GTCAATGATATTGACTCTTCAGATTCCTCGATGACACAAGCAACAACTCTGGGTTACTTACGATATCCTCCTCCTGCTGTTTTTGTGTCAAATGTTCACTCTGGTGACTGTCTTAGTTTGACTCCTGAACTGCCATTGATGTCCTTACCTTTGTTTGTGCCATCATCAAATGTTGATGATTCAAGAAGAGAATTGCAACAAACAATGCAACATATTGGGACGAGTAGCGTGCAAATGGATCCTTCTGCTTCAATACAGTTTCAAACAGATAGGCATACAGCAGAGCAAAATGATAACATGTTGTCTCCTATGGATACATCTTCATTGGTTCCTCCTTGTCATCCTGGTGCTGAAGGCACTGCAAACAATTCTCTTCTTAATGCAATGGGTATTGGTGCTTGTGACGTCAGATCAGATGCTATGGAGATTGATGAGATGCAGTCT ATTTCACCTGGTAGAGATCACGCTTATTGGGAGCTACCTTTTCTTCAAGGATGGTTGATGGGCCAAAGCCAAGTTGGCCTTCCCTCAATGTCTTCTTCTAATGGTGGTAATTTTGGGAATTCAAATCAACATGTGGTTTCTTCTAACTTAGCATATCATCAGTCAACTCATAATTTGGAGGGTGTGAGAACTTCTTCATCAAGGCCAGGTGGCATCAACCTGTCTGGGGTTTCAGGAAGGTCTGGCTTGCAACAGCGTTTTCCGCACATACGCTTCTCTGTATCTGAATCTGGTGATGGTCCTACCTCAATTGTGCTACATGATGGGAGTGATGCACAACTTATTATTAATAGGATCGAATCAGAAATTTCCACATCACTGGCTGCTGCTGCAGCTACAGAGTTACCTTGCACGGTGAAGCTAAGAGTGTGGTCACATGACATAAGAAATCCCTGTGCTCCACTCAATGCTGAAAGATGCTGCTTAACCATACCCCATGCAGTTCTTTGTAG TGAAATGGGTGCTCATTTCTCTCCTTGTGGGAAATTTTTAGCTGCCTGTGTTGCATGTACACTTCCTCATGGGGAAGTTGATAGTGGATTACAAACTCCACTCCATCAAGATTCTGGGGCAGCCAGTTCCCCTACCCGACACCCAATCTCAGCACACCAAGTGATGTATGAGCTGCGGATATATTCCCTTGAGGAGGCAAC ATTTGGTTCTGTGCTTGTATCAAGAGCAATCAGAGCTGCCCATTGTTTGACTTCAATCCAG TTCTCACCCACTTCTGAGCACATATTACTTGCCTATGGTCGACGTCATGGTTCTCTTCTTAAAAGCGTAGTCATTGATGGGGAAACAACATTGCCAATTTATACTGTTCTGGAG GTTTACAAAGTTTCGGATATGGAACTTGTGAGAGTGCTTCCTAGCGCAGAGGACGAGGTTAATGTTGCTTGCTTTCATCCTTTTGCTGGAGGTGGCCTGGTTTATGGGACCAag GAAGGGAAGCTTAGGATCTTCCAGTTTGGTGCTCATGAGGGACATTGCACCAGCAGAACAAATAACTTTCCAGAAGAA
- the LOC107426463 gene encoding WD repeat-containing protein WDS homolog isoform X1: protein MSSENLSSELGSKRLIKKHEFVRLIIQSLYSLGYGKSASSLEVESGVTYKSDDLELMESQILSGNWDGCIRTLDRFKNLMDETRASAMFLIFKQCILECLSHGDDSLALSVLRKQVSSLKVDRDEVHNLAHCILYMKELELGKTDDNVACEWRKKLLKELEKLLPPPFVLPERRLERLVESAVLAQIDSCMYHNSSDAVSLFVDHICGRDEIPTETVQILTEHINEVWFVQFSNNGDYLASSSSDCTAIIWKVLDNGTLRLKHTLRSHQNPVSFVAWSPDDTMLLTCGNGEVLKLWDVNTGTLKHTFEDLGFVVSSCAWFPDSKRLVCGSSHPEKGISMCNCDGKEIKAWRGTRMPKILDLAVTPDGENLISIFSDKEIHILNIGTNAERVISEGHSITSLSISGDGKFFIVNLNSQEIHMWDVAGKWEKPKKYMGHKQNKYVIRSCFGGLNSTFIASGSENSQVYIWSRRNSRPIEVLSGHSMTVNCVSWNPCWPRMLASASDDNTVRIWGPSRPNKMQLQKPS from the exons ATGTCATCAGAGAATTTGTCTTCGGAGCTTGGGTCAAAACGCCTAATAAAGAAGCATGAGTTTGTAAGGTTAATAATTCAATCCCTATACTCATTAGGCTACGGAAAGTCCGCTTCATCTTTGGAGGTAGAGTCTGGTGTTACATACAAATCAGATGACTTAGAATTGATGGAATCTCAGATACTAAGTGGGAATTGGGATGGTTGTATCCGTACCCTTGATAGGTTCAAGAATTTGATGGACGAAACAAGAGCTTCAGCTATGTTTCTGATATTCAAGCAGTGTATTTTGGAGTGCTTGAGTCATGGGGATGACTCATTAGCTTTGTCTGTTTTGCGAAAACAGGTTTCTTCTTTAAAGGTGGACAGAGATGAGGTTCACAACCTTGCTCATTGTATTCTTTATATGAAGGAGCTGGAGCTGGGCAAGACAGATGATAATGTTGCTTGCGAATGGCGTAAAAAGTTGTTGAAAGAGTTGGAAAAATTGCTACCTCCACCATTTGTCTTGCCCGAAAGAAGGTTGGAACGTTTGGTTGAAAGTGCTGTTTTGGCTCAAATTGATTCCTGTATGTATCACAATTCGTCAGATGCAGTTTCACTTTTTGTGGATCATATATGTGGTAGAGATGAAATCCCTACAGAGACTGTTCAG ATTTTGACTGAGCATATAAACGAAGTTTGGTTTGTTCAATTTTCTAACAATGGGGATTACTTGGCCTCTTCTTCAAGTGATTGCACAGCGATCATATGGAAG GTGCTGGACAATGGTACTTTGAGACTAAAACACACTCTACGGAGCCATCAAAATCCAGTGTCTTTTGTAGCATGGAGCCCTGATGACACGATGTTGCTCACATGCGGAAATGGGGAGGTTCTGAAGTTATGGGATGTGAATACAGGTACACTGAAGCACACATTTGAGGATCTTGGCTTCGTTGTCAGCTCTTGTGCTTGGTTTCCAGACTCAAAACGGCTTGTATGTGGCAGTTCTCACCCTGAAAAAGGCATCTCCATGTGCAACTGCGATGGGAAGGAGATAAAAGCATGGAGAGGGACGAGGATGCCCAAAATTTTGGATCTTGCTGTGACACCCGATGGAGAAAATCTTATCAGCATATTCTCAGATAAAGAAATCCACATTTTAAACATAGGAACTAATGCTGAGCGGGTCATCTCTGAGGGGCACTCTATCACATCCCTCTCAATCTCAGGAGATGGAAAATTCTTCATTGTCAATCTTAACAGCCAGGAGATTCATATGTGGGATGTTGCTGGGAAATGGGAAAAGCCAAAGAAATATATGGGCCACAAGCAAAACAAGTATGTCATAAGGTCGTGCTTTGGTGGGTTGAATAGCACATTTATTGCTAGTGGTAGTGAGAATTCACAG GTCTATATTTGGAGCCGAAGAAATTCTAGGCCAATTGAGGTTTTGTCCGGGCATTCCATGACAGTGAACTGTGTAAGCTGGAATCCTTGTTGGCCGCGGATGCTGGCTTCTGCAAGTGATGATAATACAGTTCGTATATGGGGACCTAGTCGACCAAATAAGATGCAACTCCAGAAGCCTAGTTAA